A part of Saimiri boliviensis isolate mSaiBol1 chromosome 11, mSaiBol1.pri, whole genome shotgun sequence genomic DNA contains:
- the FOXE3 gene encoding forkhead box protein E3, which produces MAGRSDMDPPAAFSGFPALPAVVPSGPPPSPLAGAEPGREPEEAAAGRGEAASTPVPGPGRRRRRPLQRGKPPYSYIALIAMALAHAPGRRLTLAAIYRFITERFAFYRDSPRKWQNSIRHNLTLNDCFVKVPREPGNPGKGNYWTLDPAAADMFDNGSFLRRRKRFKRAELPAHAAAPPGPPLPFPYAPYAPAHGPALLAPPPPAGPGPAPPARLFSVDSLVSLQPELGGLGAPEPPCCAAPDAAASAFPPCAAAASPPLYSQAPDRLVLPATRPGPGPLPAEPLLALAGPAAALGPLSPGEAYLRQPGFASGLERYL; this is translated from the coding sequence ATGGCGGGGCGCAGCGACATGGATCCGCCCGCCGCTTTCTCGGGCTTCCCCGCCCTGCCCGCGGTCGTGCCGTCGGGGCCGCCGCCGTCGCCGCTCGCGGGAGCTGAGCCGGGGCGGGAGCCCGAGGAGGCCGCGGCGGGCCGCGGGGAGGCGGCCTCCACGCCAGTGCCGGGcccggggcggcggcggcggcggcccctGCAGCGCGGGAAGCCGCCCTACTCGTACATCGCGCTCATCGCCATGGCTCTGGCGCACGCCCCGGGCCGCCGCCTCACACTGGCCGCCATCTACCGCTTCATCACCGAGCGCTTCGCCTTCTACCGCGACAGCCCGCGCAAATGGCAGAACAGCATCCGGCACAACCTCACGCTCAACGACTGCTTCGTCAAGGTGCCCCGCGAGCCGGGCAACCCGGGCAAGGGCAACTACTGGACGCTGGACCCCGCGGCCGCCGACATGTTCGACAACGGCAGCTTCCTGCGGCGCCGCAAGCGCTTCAAGCGCGCCGAGCTGCCCGCGCACGCGGCCGCGCCGCCCGGGCCGCCGCTCCCCTTCCCCTACGCGCCCTACGCGCCCGCGCACGGCCCCGCGCTGCTGGCGCCGCCGCCCCCTGCCGGCCCGGGCCCCGCGCCGCCCGCGCGCCTGTTCAGCGTCGACAGCCTGGTCAGCCTGCAGCCGGAGCTGGGGGGCCTGGGCGCCCCCGAACCGCCCTGCTGCGCCGCGCCCGACGCCGCCGCCTCCGCCTTCCCGCCCTGCGCGGCCGCCGCCTCCCCGCCGCTCTACTCGCAGGCCCCCGACCGCCTGGTGTTGCCCGCGAcgcgccccggccccggcccgctGCCCGCCGAGCCCCTCCTGGCCTTGGCGGGGCCGGCAGCCGCGCTCGGCCCGCTCAGCCCGGGGGAGGCCTACCTGAGGCAGCCGGGCTTCGCGTCGGGGCTGGAGCGCTACCTGTGA
- the LOC104652981 gene encoding uncharacterized protein LOC104652981: MVPLPPPPPLSGSAPGGAPWAGWDEAAGAGVAPRLRGPAGAGLECPEAGPRLRGRSRTLRSWLQSAQPLGIKVRAGASRSRGGGGGPHASAPPGGVRATRAAAQWERDPETPGPTRPWAARRGAPEPAGLPARGETRRRDREELTCRPQPRAWESLFGVLEQCLRSRMSLSLPPQKTCTLSQKPLAAAAEEQEATGSSGLGYRVSGPARPPSASAPRPSHLPPAAQNNWKEALSGEGGCLLEFSTTWLLSEGFFANNTLLSLASGSSLPSLPYGSHKRAVFGSGKEKPSSDYVDLIKSVGILAESGTGWRRSLFRSTTEGSHTALFSCSSSAVAPAGARLQTEA; the protein is encoded by the exons GGCGGAGCTCCCTGGGCGGGGTGGGACGAGGCGGCAGGGGCGGGCGTAGCGCCGCGGCTGAGGGGCCCGGCGGGAGCGGGACTCGAGTGCCCGGAGGCGGGCCCTCGTCTTCGCGGCCGCTCTCGCACCCTGCGCTCCTGGCTCCAGAGCGCTCAGCCCCTGGGTATTAAGGTCCGCGCGGGCGCCAGCCGCAGCCGGGGAGGTGGCGGTGGTCCGCACGCGTCCGCTCCTCCAGGCGGCGTCCGGGCCACCCGGGCCGCAGCGCAGTGGGAGCGCGATCCGGAGACGCCGGGACCCACCCGCCCCTGGGCGGCCCGCCGGGGCGCACCCGAGCCCGCAGGGCTTCCGGCCCGAGGGGAGACGCGTCGGAGGGATCGCGAGGAGCTAACTTGCCGCCCGCAGCCTCGGGCCTGGGAGAG CCTCTTCGGCGTATTGGAGCAGTGCCTGCGATCCCGCATGAGTCTGTCCCTCCCTCCACAAAAAACCTGCACACTTTCCCAGAAGCCTTTGGCTGCAGCCGCGGAAGAACAGGAGGCCACAGGCTCTTCGGGTCTTGGTTACAGGGTCTCTGGTCCTGCCCGGCCTCCTTCTGCATCTGCTCCACGACCCAGCCATCTCCCTCCGGCAGCCCAGAACAATTGGAAGGAAGCGTTGTCGGGCGAAGGGGGATGCCTGTTGGAGTTTTCCACTACGTGGTTACTGAGTGAAGGTTTTTTTGCGAATAATACGTTGCTATCACTGGCCTCCGGGTcatctctcccctctcttccttaCGGTTCGCATAAACGAGCTGTTTTCGGCTCTGGGAAAGAAAAGCCCTCCAGCGATTATGTGGATCTAATTAAGTCAGTCGGGATACTGGCAGAGAGCGGCACTGGCTGGAGGCGGAGTTTGTTCCGAAGCACTACGGAAGGATCGCACACGGCCCTTTTCAGCTGTTCGAGCTCGGCCGTTGCCCCGGCCGGCGCCCGGTTACAAACGGAAGCCTGA